DNA sequence from the Mesotoga sp. UBA6090 genome:
GCGGCGGTGGTTGAGTTCTCAGACGGCTCGCAATTTCATTTTGACAGGGAAAGGGTGATGGACCTTCCCGGTGTCGAGACATTCGAAGAAGGGGTTAGGCTTTCGATGCAACTGATGGCAGAAGATCTCTCCTTTGTGATAGATTGGCTAGCACGGCTAAATCAAAGCGACCACGAACTGGCAGGAATCTTCGATACAAGCAGATTGGTAACATTCGGCCATTCGGGCGGAGGAGGAGCGGTCCACTTTGCTTCAATCAATGATCCAAGGATTATGGCATTGCTTTCGTTTGATCCGGCTCTGTTTGTAATGAGTAATGAGGAGATAGATAGAGGGATCAAGATACCTTCGCTGATTATGGAAACCGACGAATGGAAGTATCGCGAGGAATCGGGAAGAATCTCTGACATGATAGAGGCCAGCCCCGTTCCGCCCTTTCATATAAGGATACCTGAGGCCAAGCATCCCGATTTTGCTATGCTGGATCATCTTTCGCCGTTAGCCCATTATTTGGGGTTTACAGGTCTCTTTATGAAAGATGGCGGTGAGAGCTATCTTTACAGAGTGATTTACAGTTTTCTGGAATACGTCTTTGGAAACCAGAGCAGGACTGAATTCTACTCTGCTCTTCTTCAAAGAGAGGATGTGGCAGTCTTTGAGGGTACTGCTGAAATACTCAGATAGACTTCTTGTTTTTGGGCATCAGAAGTGTTTTGGTCACCATTGGCAAAGC
Encoded proteins:
- a CDS encoding alpha/beta hydrolase family protein, which produces MSRTRGTVDIGLITGVLAIAALGILAYLFPTTKIPDPGGEYEVGLQVIELNDETRFDPFSDAEMTRRLVIDIWYPADETAGKRRSPWFRSHRLFVNSLADNYDLPPILFQFLRAVKTNSFINAVPSENAKNLPVVILSPGTPAIVPLYFSFAEHMASRGFVVIGVEHPYGAAVVEFSDGSQFHFDRERVMDLPGVETFEEGVRLSMQLMAEDLSFVIDWLARLNQSDHELAGIFDTSRLVTFGHSGGGGAVHFASINDPRIMALLSFDPALFVMSNEEIDRGIKIPSLIMETDEWKYREESGRISDMIEASPVPPFHIRIPEAKHPDFAMLDHLSPLAHYLGFTGLFMKDGGESYLYRVIYSFLEYVFGNQSRTEFYSALLQREDVAVFEGTAEILR